A stretch of [Clostridium] scindens DNA encodes these proteins:
- a CDS encoding TRAP transporter small permease codes for MKKLIHWLDEYLEISLCVALMSVMTVVIFVQVVMRYVFHNSLTWSEEFARYCFIWLIYLGISYGCKIMKHIKIDAALKLFPEKIRPYVVLFGDLCVLAFAVYIVITGWELTVFQAQLGKTSPALGLPLQFVNAAPVAGFFLAAIRQIQTIFYRVGQLGKDGE; via the coding sequence ATGAAAAAATTAATTCACTGGCTGGATGAATACCTGGAGATTTCTCTGTGCGTGGCATTGATGTCAGTCATGACGGTTGTAATATTCGTGCAGGTTGTAATGCGTTATGTTTTCCATAATTCTCTGACCTGGTCGGAAGAATTTGCAAGATACTGTTTTATCTGGCTGATCTATCTTGGGATCAGCTATGGATGCAAGATTATGAAGCACATCAAAATTGATGCCGCCTTAAAACTGTTTCCGGAAAAGATACGGCCATATGTAGTGCTATTCGGGGATCTGTGCGTGCTGGCATTTGCCGTGTATATCGTGATCACCGGATGGGAACTGACCGTGTTCCAGGCGCAGCTTGGAAAGACGTCGCCCGCGCTTGGACTGCCGCTTCAGTTTGTGAACGCGGCGCCGGTGGCAGGATTCTTCCTGGCGGCGATCAGGCAGATACAGACCATATTCTACAGGGTCGGGCAATTAGGAAAGGATGGTGAGTAA
- a CDS encoding DctP family TRAP transporter solute-binding subunit — protein sequence MEKKKIIASAAVVAAIVLGATFTAVGGKFKQEEKVNLILSNVTSSSAKEAGLKFKELVEEYSDGTVTVDVFQDNQLGDDKTSVEGVQVGDIDIAVSSTSSLSTMYKDYYLFDTPYLFLNSDEVYDIGFGGEAGEKIMEGVEDVGLRGMAMWENGFRNYTNDKIPVSKPEDVKGQKIRTMENDIHLKAWSAIGANPTPMAFSELFTAMQQGTVDGEENPIGIIQSNRFYEVQKYISLTQHVYTPYCVVMNPRKYDSLTDQQKEAVDKAMKEATEYQIKLSQEDEEKALKDMEEYGCEIITLSDEEKQAFQKIVEENEIFDFAKGKMTHPEYFDEMQTELEEYRGNAE from the coding sequence ATGGAGAAGAAAAAAATCATCGCCTCGGCGGCGGTTGTGGCTGCAATAGTATTGGGCGCAACGTTCACTGCGGTTGGAGGAAAATTCAAGCAGGAAGAAAAGGTCAATCTTATCCTGTCCAATGTTACATCCTCTTCCGCGAAAGAGGCGGGACTGAAGTTTAAAGAATTGGTAGAGGAATATTCCGACGGAACGGTAACCGTGGATGTATTCCAGGATAACCAGCTGGGGGATGATAAGACCTCGGTGGAAGGAGTACAGGTGGGCGACATTGATATCGCAGTGTCATCGACCAGCTCGCTTTCTACAATGTATAAGGATTATTACCTGTTTGACACGCCATACCTGTTCCTGAATTCCGACGAAGTCTACGATATCGGCTTTGGAGGAGAGGCAGGAGAGAAGATCATGGAAGGCGTGGAAGACGTAGGACTGCGCGGAATGGCAATGTGGGAGAATGGATTCCGCAATTATACCAATGACAAGATTCCCGTAAGCAAGCCAGAAGACGTAAAAGGGCAGAAGATCCGCACCATGGAAAATGACATCCATCTGAAGGCATGGTCCGCGATCGGAGCCAATCCGACGCCCATGGCCTTCTCTGAATTGTTTACAGCAATGCAGCAGGGAACCGTAGACGGAGAAGAGAACCCGATCGGTATTATCCAGAGCAACCGGTTCTACGAAGTACAGAAATATATCTCCCTGACGCAGCATGTATATACTCCGTACTGCGTGGTCATGAACCCAAGGAAATATGATTCCCTGACAGACCAGCAGAAAGAGGCGGTGGATAAAGCGATGAAAGAAGCCACCGAGTATCAGATCAAACTCTCCCAGGAAGACGAGGAGAAAGCGCTAAAGGATATGGAAGAATACGGCTGCGAGATCATCACGCTGTCGGATGAGGAGAAGCAGGCTTTCCAGAAGATCGTAGAAGAAAATGAGATATTTGATTTCGCGAAAGGCAAGATGACTCATCCAGAGTACTTTGATGAGATGCAGACAGAATTAGAAGAATATAGGGGGAACGCAGAATGA
- the xylB gene encoding xylulokinase, translating into MLYIGVDLGTSAVKLLLMDEEGKIRNIVSKEYPLFFPHPGWSEQRPQDWFEQSMEGIRELTAECDKEEVAGISFGGQMHGLVALDKDDNVIRPAILWNDGRTGEETDYLNQTIGKERLSAYTANIAFAGFTAPKILWMKKHEPENFGKISKIMLPKDYLAYKLSGSFCTDVSDASGMLLMDVKNRCWSGEMLDICGITEAQLPTLHESYEVVGTLRPGIAEELGLPKSVKVIAGAGDNAAAAVGTGTVGEGRCNISLGTSGTIFISSKKFGVDEHNALHSFAHADGNYHLMGCMLSAAACNKWWSEEILKSKDFAAEQSGITRLGENHVFYLPYLMGERSPHNNPDARAMFIGMSMDTTREDMTQAVLEGVTFGLRDSLEVARSLGIQIERTKICGGGAKSPLWKKIIANVMNMKVDVIESEEGPALGAAMLAAVGCKAYPDVETIAKKLVKVVDTVEPDPELVAKYEERYQKFRRIYPTVKELY; encoded by the coding sequence ATGCTATATATAGGAGTGGATCTGGGAACTTCAGCGGTAAAACTGCTGCTGATGGATGAAGAAGGCAAAATACGCAATATCGTTTCCAAAGAATATCCCTTGTTCTTCCCGCACCCGGGCTGGTCGGAGCAGAGGCCGCAGGACTGGTTCGAACAGTCCATGGAAGGGATCCGGGAACTGACCGCAGAGTGTGACAAAGAAGAGGTCGCAGGCATCAGCTTCGGCGGACAGATGCATGGGCTGGTGGCGCTGGATAAGGATGATAATGTTATCCGCCCGGCGATACTGTGGAATGACGGACGAACAGGGGAAGAGACGGATTACCTGAATCAGACGATCGGCAAGGAACGGCTGTCCGCATATACGGCGAACATTGCATTTGCGGGATTTACCGCGCCGAAGATCCTCTGGATGAAGAAGCATGAGCCGGAGAATTTTGGGAAAATCAGCAAAATCATGCTTCCCAAGGACTATCTGGCCTACAAGCTGTCCGGCTCTTTCTGCACGGATGTATCCGACGCGTCAGGGATGCTGCTGATGGATGTAAAGAACAGATGCTGGTCCGGGGAAATGCTGGATATCTGCGGCATTACAGAAGCACAGCTGCCTACGCTGCACGAAAGTTACGAAGTGGTGGGCACGCTGAGACCCGGGATTGCCGAAGAACTGGGGCTGCCAAAGTCGGTAAAAGTAATCGCAGGCGCCGGGGACAATGCGGCGGCAGCCGTCGGAACAGGCACGGTGGGAGAAGGAAGATGCAATATTTCCCTTGGAACCTCAGGGACCATCTTCATCTCCAGCAAGAAATTCGGCGTGGATGAGCACAATGCACTGCATTCCTTTGCCCACGCGGACGGCAATTACCATCTGATGGGCTGTATGCTGAGCGCGGCCGCCTGCAACAAATGGTGGAGCGAGGAAATCTTAAAGTCCAAGGACTTTGCCGCAGAACAGTCGGGCATTACCAGGCTTGGGGAGAATCACGTATTCTACCTTCCTTACCTGATGGGAGAGCGTTCTCCGCATAATAACCCGGATGCCCGCGCGATGTTCATCGGCATGTCCATGGATACCACAAGGGAGGATATGACCCAGGCCGTGCTGGAAGGGGTTACATTCGGGCTTCGGGATTCCCTGGAAGTTGCAAGAAGTCTTGGCATCCAGATCGAGCGCACGAAGATCTGCGGAGGCGGGGCAAAAAGCCCGCTGTGGAAGAAGATCATCGCAAATGTAATGAACATGAAGGTAGATGTGATCGAGAGCGAGGAAGGGCCGGCGCTTGGCGCAGCCATGCTGGCGGCAGTAGGTTGCAAAGCCTACCCGGATGTGGAGACGATCGCCAAAAAACTAGTAAAAGTAGTAGATACGGTAGAGCCGGATCCGGAACTGGTGGCAAAATATGAGGAAAGGTATCAGAAGTTTAGGCGGATATATCCTACGGTGAAGGAATTGTACTAA
- a CDS encoding zinc-dependent alcohol dehydrogenase, which translates to MKALVYEGAKKAVLEDVKEPKKKEGAVKLDIKYCGICGSDIGIYLGTHPRAKAPLVFGHEFLGIVAEDGQKFKKGDRVVPFPLLSCGQCRACRTGNEHVCNTLGLIGIDKDGGVCERIYVDEDVLYKVPDGVSDKAAAVIEPLAVIVRAIHQSGFKAMDTCVVIGAGPIGMLTGIVLKFAGASKVFISDVAAKRLDQARAFGLIPVNAAKEDLEQVVKDATDGEGCDTLFECSGAAAAAMQMTDITRVSGNICIVSVHKAPHEVMLRDVNFKEQHIVGTRVYTREEFKEAVELSRLLEEQLEQVVTHVVPLKDSEKVFDMIADESCGTIKVIVDCQDK; encoded by the coding sequence ATGAAAGCATTAGTGTATGAAGGAGCCAAAAAGGCCGTGCTGGAGGATGTAAAAGAGCCAAAGAAGAAGGAAGGCGCGGTAAAACTGGATATAAAGTACTGTGGAATATGCGGATCTGATATTGGAATCTATCTTGGGACGCATCCCAGAGCCAAGGCGCCGCTGGTTTTCGGGCATGAATTTCTGGGGATTGTGGCAGAAGACGGACAGAAGTTCAAGAAAGGCGACCGGGTAGTACCGTTTCCGCTGCTATCCTGCGGACAATGCAGAGCCTGCAGGACAGGGAACGAGCATGTATGCAATACCCTGGGACTGATCGGCATTGATAAGGACGGCGGCGTATGCGAACGGATCTATGTGGATGAGGACGTGCTGTACAAGGTTCCGGATGGGGTCAGCGATAAGGCGGCGGCAGTCATCGAGCCTTTGGCGGTGATCGTAAGAGCGATCCACCAATCCGGCTTTAAGGCGATGGACACCTGCGTCGTGATCGGAGCGGGTCCCATCGGCATGCTGACAGGAATCGTGCTGAAGTTTGCAGGCGCTTCCAAGGTATTTATCTCGGATGTGGCTGCAAAAAGACTGGATCAGGCAAGGGCGTTCGGCCTGATTCCGGTGAACGCAGCCAAGGAAGACCTGGAACAAGTCGTAAAAGATGCCACGGACGGGGAAGGATGCGATACCCTCTTCGAATGCAGCGGCGCGGCCGCAGCTGCCATGCAGATGACGGATATTACAAGGGTAAGCGGCAATATCTGCATCGTATCGGTACATAAAGCGCCTCATGAGGTCATGCTTCGGGACGTGAATTTCAAGGAGCAGCATATTGTTGGAACCAGGGTCTACACCAGAGAAGAATTCAAGGAGGCGGTGGAGTTATCCAGGCTCCTGGAAGAACAGCTGGAGCAGGTAGTGACCCATGTGGTACCGCTAAAAGACAGCGAGAAGGTATTCGACATGATCGCGGATGAATCGTGCGGCACGATCAAGGTGATCGTGGACTGCCAGGACAAATAG
- a CDS encoding GntR family transcriptional regulator: MNEKKSKEQETKETMVDTICRNIRRDIIAHELRPGQKINVKELAARYGTSETPVKIALNRLLSEQIVENFPRHGMKIKSIDEEEAKEIFSLRLMMDLYYTKEIIEAVHTNNTLREALENNVNEHYEIMKKYENENTVEKYMENYIHDAKFHELYLKCSGNRKLVELYHSVNPFIYSNYIFRKQSKEKDFAGVEEHRKIIQAIFDEDEERLRECLKEHINNAVKAISMIIKIDKML; encoded by the coding sequence ATGAACGAAAAGAAGTCGAAAGAGCAAGAGACGAAAGAAACCATGGTTGATACCATATGCAGAAATATACGCAGGGATATTATTGCCCATGAGTTAAGGCCAGGACAGAAGATCAATGTAAAAGAACTGGCGGCCAGGTATGGGACCAGCGAGACGCCGGTAAAGATAGCCTTAAACCGGCTTCTGTCCGAGCAGATCGTGGAGAATTTCCCCCGCCATGGAATGAAGATAAAGTCGATAGACGAGGAAGAGGCTAAGGAAATATTCAGCCTGAGGCTGATGATGGATCTTTATTATACCAAGGAGATCATCGAGGCCGTACATACGAACAATACGCTCAGGGAAGCGCTTGAGAATAATGTGAATGAGCATTATGAGATCATGAAGAAGTATGAGAATGAGAATACGGTAGAAAAATATATGGAAAATTATATCCATGACGCCAAATTCCATGAATTGTATCTGAAATGCTCGGGGAACAGGAAACTGGTAGAATTATACCATAGCGTGAATCCTTTCATATACAGCAATTATATTTTCCGGAAACAATCTAAGGAGAAAGATTTTGCAGGAGTGGAAGAACACAGGAAGATTATCCAGGCAATCTTTGACGAGGATGAAGAGCGGCTCAGGGAATGCCTGAAAGAGCATATTAATAATGCGGTAAAGGCGATCAGCATGATCATTAAGATTGATAAGATGCTGTAA
- a CDS encoding TRAP transporter large permease codes for MVCAVLFIVLIIALVVNVPVGIAIGVSSLAAVLADGRLSSTYIVQQLVTSADSFPLMAIPLFILAGELMSAGGVSKRILNVCNVFFGRITGGLAIVTVIVCMFFAAVSGSGPATVAAVGSMVVPTMLEKGYSKSFTLALIATAGSIGVVIPPSIPMVIYGVSTSTSISGMFMAGFLPGILIGIGLIICCYFYCKKQGWKGDDRRYTAKEKLAAIWDAKWALINPVIILGGIYAGIFTPTEAAAVAAVYAFICGTFIHRELNIKNIFDLIAASCSTTGTTMVIIGCATAFTKILTIQRIPDMITKGISGLTTNYVLILLLINLLLLIVGCFMDTTPAMMVLSPILLPIALSIGMNPIHFGVIMVVNLAIGFITPPLGINLFVAARVGREPLETVTSGIMRFMVVMLICLMLITFIPAISMLIPNAFM; via the coding sequence ATGGTATGTGCAGTACTTTTTATCGTGTTGATTATTGCGCTGGTGGTAAATGTCCCTGTGGGAATTGCCATCGGAGTATCTTCCCTGGCAGCGGTGCTGGCAGATGGGAGATTAAGTTCCACTTATATTGTGCAGCAGCTGGTGACGAGCGCGGATTCATTTCCGCTGATGGCAATTCCGCTGTTTATCCTGGCAGGCGAGCTGATGAGCGCCGGAGGGGTATCTAAGAGAATATTGAATGTCTGCAATGTGTTCTTTGGAAGGATCACGGGCGGCCTTGCCATTGTAACCGTCATTGTATGCATGTTCTTTGCGGCGGTGTCCGGTTCCGGGCCGGCAACCGTAGCAGCGGTAGGCTCCATGGTAGTGCCGACCATGCTTGAAAAAGGATACAGTAAGAGTTTCACGCTGGCGCTGATTGCAACGGCGGGAAGCATAGGCGTCGTAATACCGCCCAGCATTCCGATGGTCATCTACGGCGTGTCTACCAGCACGTCCATCAGCGGCATGTTTATGGCAGGATTCCTGCCGGGCATCCTGATTGGAATCGGCCTGATCATCTGCTGCTACTTCTACTGCAAGAAGCAAGGCTGGAAGGGGGATGACCGTCGCTACACGGCCAAGGAGAAACTGGCAGCCATCTGGGATGCCAAGTGGGCGCTGATCAATCCGGTCATCATCCTGGGAGGAATCTATGCAGGAATCTTCACGCCTACGGAAGCGGCGGCAGTTGCGGCGGTATACGCGTTTATATGCGGTACATTCATCCATAGGGAACTGAATATTAAGAATATTTTTGATCTGATCGCCGCATCCTGCTCTACCACCGGAACGACCATGGTCATTATCGGATGTGCAACGGCATTTACGAAGATTTTGACCATCCAGCGGATTCCGGACATGATCACAAAGGGAATCAGCGGGCTGACCACCAACTATGTGCTGATCCTGCTGTTGATCAATCTGCTGCTTCTGATTGTGGGCTGCTTCATGGATACCACGCCGGCGATGATGGTACTGTCTCCGATCCTGCTTCCGATTGCGCTTAGCATCGGAATGAACCCGATCCATTTCGGAGTCATCATGGTCGTAAACCTTGCGATCGGATTCATCACGCCGCCTCTTGGAATCAACCTGTTCGTGGCGGCCAGAGTCGGGCGGGAGCCGCTTGAGACGGTTACCAGCGGCATTATGAGATTCATGGTAGTCATGCTGATCTGCCTGATGCTGATCACGTTTATACCGGCGATATCAATGCTGATACCGAATGCGTTTATGTAA
- the uraA gene encoding uracil permease, with product MESRKIIQIEDKVPFRLLVPLSIQHMFAMFGASVLVPFLFGISPAIVLFMNGVGTLLFILITKGRAPAYLGSSFAFLAPAGIVISEMGYPYALGGFVAVGFCGCLLALIIYKFGSDWIDVVLPPAAMGPVVALIGLELSGSAASNAGLLEKTVDPKNVIVFVVTLGVAIFGNILFRGFLSVIPILIAVIAGYVAALCCGIVDFTEVSKASIFAMPNFQMPKFSMEAILIILPVLLVITSEHIGHQVVTSKIVGRDLLKDPGLHRSLLGDNLSTMISGCIGSVPTTTYGENIGVMAVTKVYSVRVIAGAAVLSIICSFVGKLSTLIQTIPGPVIGGISFLLYGMIGASGIRILVDSKVDYGRSRNLTLTSVVFVTGLSGISVKFGNIQLTGMVLACVVGMALSLVFYILDKLKLTNDREEA from the coding sequence ATGGAAAGTCGAAAAATCATCCAGATAGAGGACAAGGTTCCTTTCCGGCTGCTGGTTCCGTTAAGCATCCAGCATATGTTTGCCATGTTCGGGGCATCCGTGCTGGTGCCGTTCCTGTTTGGAATCAGCCCGGCCATCGTGCTGTTCATGAATGGCGTGGGAACGTTGCTGTTCATCTTGATCACGAAGGGAAGGGCGCCGGCTTACCTAGGTTCCAGTTTTGCCTTTCTTGCGCCAGCGGGAATCGTTATCAGCGAGATGGGATATCCGTACGCGCTGGGCGGATTTGTCGCCGTGGGATTCTGCGGCTGCCTCCTTGCGCTGATCATCTATAAGTTCGGCTCCGACTGGATTGACGTGGTGCTGCCTCCGGCCGCTATGGGACCGGTCGTTGCGCTGATCGGGCTGGAATTGTCCGGGAGCGCCGCCAGCAACGCGGGACTGCTGGAGAAGACGGTGGATCCAAAGAACGTGATCGTATTTGTGGTGACGCTGGGAGTGGCGATATTCGGCAACATCCTTTTCCGCGGCTTCCTTTCTGTGATACCGATACTGATTGCGGTCATCGCGGGGTATGTGGCTGCGCTTTGCTGCGGCATCGTTGATTTTACGGAAGTGTCCAAGGCATCCATCTTTGCCATGCCCAATTTTCAGATGCCGAAGTTCAGCATGGAGGCAATCCTGATCATCCTTCCGGTACTGCTGGTGATTACATCGGAACACATTGGACATCAGGTGGTAACAAGCAAGATTGTAGGGCGGGATCTTCTGAAAGATCCGGGACTTCACCGGTCTTTGCTGGGGGACAACCTTTCTACCATGATATCCGGATGTATCGGCTCCGTGCCCACCACGACTTACGGCGAGAATATTGGGGTGATGGCTGTCACCAAGGTATATAGCGTAAGGGTGATCGCAGGCGCTGCCGTCCTTTCCATTATCTGTTCCTTCGTAGGGAAGCTTTCTACTTTGATCCAGACGATCCCGGGGCCTGTCATCGGGGGCATATCCTTCCTCCTGTACGGTATGATTGGCGCATCTGGCATCCGTATCCTGGTGGATTCCAAGGTGGACTATGGACGTTCCAGGAACCTGACGCTGACAAGCGTGGTATTTGTAACCGGACTGTCCGGAATCTCGGTGAAGTTTGGAAATATTCAGCTGACAGGCATGGTGCTGGCCTGCGTAGTAGGAATGGCGCTGAGCCTGGTATTCTATATCCTTGACAAATTAAAATTAACGAATGACAGGGAAGAGGCGTAA
- a CDS encoding gluconokinase, with product MRILALEASTTSAKAMLYDTKSRTYEEKIKAYGKMYDEEVLHDADKVFDCMAKIGRELAGGREISIISLSGTWHSVLLCDRRMRPATPVYPWSYTGAAPLCGRLREDASFVEDYYQKTGCMVNATYPFFKLLFLREQGYDLKDYYIMGQGTYNTYRLTGERVASRCMISGTGLMNIHTREYDDEILKMAGIARSQLSRLTESNHTQPLSEEGARILGLRPGIPVIVANSDGGLNQIGVGAIKENVMTFSVGTSGAMRISTAKPMIPKSPSTWCYLSPKGWLSGAATAGCCNCIDWFVEHVAAGKTDYSQLEQGEDEILDTPIFLPFLFGERCPGWNDKRGGGFAGLKAGHDIKDMYRGVQQGILFNLYHCYRLLTEVAGEPEKIKLSGGILHSRVWTQMCADIFGKEMEIDQSKQSSLMGAVILAREIIGDLKDISDYEPSVKTTVRPDMARNERYRKQFERYLQMYRSMEQE from the coding sequence ATGCGGATATTAGCCCTGGAGGCAAGTACGACATCGGCGAAAGCCATGCTCTACGATACAAAGAGCAGAACGTATGAAGAGAAGATAAAAGCATATGGGAAAATGTATGATGAGGAAGTGCTTCACGACGCAGACAAGGTGTTTGACTGCATGGCGAAGATTGGAAGAGAGCTGGCCGGGGGCCGGGAGATTTCCATTATTTCCTTAAGCGGAACATGGCACAGCGTCCTGCTCTGCGACCGTAGGATGCGGCCGGCGACACCGGTCTATCCCTGGTCCTATACCGGTGCGGCCCCGCTTTGCGGCCGGCTTAGGGAAGATGCCAGTTTTGTGGAAGACTATTACCAGAAGACAGGCTGCATGGTGAATGCCACCTATCCATTTTTCAAGCTTCTTTTTCTCAGGGAGCAAGGATATGATCTGAAAGACTACTATATCATGGGGCAGGGAACCTATAACACCTACCGGCTGACCGGGGAGCGGGTGGCCTCTCGATGCATGATATCCGGGACAGGGCTTATGAATATACATACCAGGGAATACGATGATGAGATTCTTAAGATGGCGGGAATCGCCAGAAGCCAGCTGTCCCGGCTTACAGAAAGCAATCATACGCAGCCATTATCCGAAGAAGGAGCAAGGATTCTGGGGCTACGCCCGGGGATTCCGGTGATTGTGGCCAATTCTGACGGAGGCTTAAACCAGATCGGCGTTGGCGCGATCAAGGAGAATGTGATGACCTTCTCCGTGGGAACCAGCGGAGCCATGCGGATCAGTACCGCCAAGCCGATGATTCCCAAATCGCCATCCACCTGGTGCTACCTGTCGCCTAAGGGCTGGCTTAGCGGGGCCGCAACGGCAGGGTGCTGCAACTGTATTGACTGGTTTGTGGAACACGTGGCAGCTGGCAAGACGGACTATAGCCAGCTGGAGCAAGGGGAAGACGAGATTCTGGATACGCCCATATTCCTTCCGTTCCTCTTTGGGGAGCGATGTCCCGGATGGAATGACAAAAGAGGCGGCGGATTTGCCGGACTTAAGGCCGGCCATGACATTAAGGATATGTACAGGGGCGTACAGCAGGGAATCTTATTTAATCTCTATCATTGCTACAGGCTTCTTACGGAAGTGGCAGGGGAGCCTGAGAAGATAAAACTATCAGGGGGGATTCTCCATTCCAGGGTATGGACGCAGATGTGCGCCGATATCTTTGGAAAAGAGATGGAGATAGATCAATCCAAGCAAAGCTCCCTGATGGGCGCGGTCATACTGGCACGGGAAATCATAGGGGATCTTAAGGATATTTCCGACTATGAGCCGAGCGTAAAGACTACCGTGAGGCCGGATATGGCAAGGAATGAACGGTATAGGAAGCAGTTTGAGAGGTATTTGCAGATGTATAGAAGCATGGAGCAAGAATAG
- a CDS encoding bifunctional 4-hydroxy-2-oxoglutarate aldolase/2-dehydro-3-deoxy-phosphogluconate aldolase, producing MDVMKKVEELKIVPVVKLDRAEDARPLAEALCAGGLPVAEVTFRTDAAEESIRIMRKEFPEMLVGAGTVTNLDQAARAVEAGAQFIVSPGMSRAVVEYALEKGLAVFPGTCTPTEVMMAMEYQLPVVKFFPAKQYGGLDTIKALAAPFPSMRFMPTGGINAGNIQEYLGFDKIVACGGSWMVKDAYINAGEFDKIRELTEEAVKLVK from the coding sequence ATGGATGTAATGAAAAAAGTAGAGGAATTAAAGATCGTACCTGTTGTGAAGCTGGATCGGGCAGAGGATGCCAGGCCGCTGGCTGAGGCGCTGTGTGCCGGAGGGCTTCCGGTAGCGGAAGTTACGTTCAGGACGGATGCCGCAGAGGAATCCATCCGGATTATGAGAAAGGAATTCCCGGAGATGCTTGTCGGGGCAGGAACGGTTACGAATCTTGACCAGGCTGCGCGCGCGGTGGAAGCGGGAGCCCAGTTCATAGTCTCTCCCGGAATGAGCAGGGCGGTAGTCGAATATGCCCTGGAGAAAGGCCTTGCGGTATTTCCCGGTACCTGCACCCCGACGGAAGTCATGATGGCTATGGAATACCAGCTTCCGGTGGTGAAGTTCTTCCCGGCGAAGCAGTATGGAGGCCTTGACACGATCAAAGCGCTTGCGGCGCCATTCCCGTCCATGCGCTTCATGCCTACCGGAGGGATCAATGCGGGCAATATTCAGGAGTATCTTGGATTTGACAAGATTGTGGCATGCGGAGGCAGCTGGATGGTAAAAGACGCCTACATCAATGCCGGGGAATTTGATAAGATCAGGGAATTAACCGAAGAGGCAGTAAAACTTGTAAAATAA